DNA sequence from the Leopardus geoffroyi isolate Oge1 chromosome A3, O.geoffroyi_Oge1_pat1.0, whole genome shotgun sequence genome:
ATGCTTATTAAGAGACCATGTAAAGTAAAAACCATTCATCTTCTCACCTCTCTGGATGAAGTAGGTATCTGGAAGCATTTACTCTTTCTTCATGAATTTTGTTTAGCTAGGAGATGTAGTTTGAGCAAGGAAATGTGGACACAGTGCTTCAGCTAGAGCTATTTCTTTGGGAATTGTACAACAATAGGCCTAAAATACCTTCAGAAAAATGCTATTgacttttctgattttgttgtaTCTTGCATTTGGCTACTTTGCTAAACTATAATTCAAATAGTTTGTCAGTTTAGTTTCTTGGATGTTCTAGGAGATGATCACACTGTCTGCACTATTGACAATTTTGTCTCTTTACCAATGATTAtatctttttcttgatttactGTATTGGCCTTCTGGTGGATCATAGCATGATAGTGAGCATCTCTATCTTGATTTTGATTTAAATAGGAATGCTTCTAAATAAACCAGAATTTTAAGATTAACTTGAAGAAAGCACCCCATCTTAATAACTAAATAGCATTACTAAAACACATTTTAGGAGATAGGATAGAATTGTGTTATGtgtacattagaaaaaaaacaattattttgataaaaacaaCTGCCATTAAACTGCTTCATACTTTTATTGCTTCTTTGAGATAATAGACATTGAAACTAGTATAGAATCTTTCCCATTTTATCTGATACACATTGTGTAGcttaatgataatttaaaatagtaataactgaacagaaaatcatatttttcctattaacaGGGTAGTGGGAAAGAGCAGCAAAGTAGTGGCCTGCAAGAAATAAAAGAGTCACTCAAGAATCATGGAGTGCTGTTGGAATTAGAATATTCTTCTTCAGTACATGACCGAGAAATTAGGTTCGTTATagcagtattttaatttttatgcagttgaatatacttacttattttaatgcaatataattgcatataaatattcagtttattaaaattttaaataaagcacaattttagtatcttttcactttttaggaaaaaatatggcTTATTATATCTGAGTTTCATATCTCTTAATGGAATAGTTTACATGTTCTGTTTCACGTGAGAAGAGGAAGTACTTTTCTATTCAAGCATACATATAGAGTTGGGGTATTGGGATAATTTTCTGGtggtaatatttaatattctgatGATTTTAGTATTCacttatattttatgaaataatctcATAGGCATGACAGTACGCAGCAGTGTCTACAAGGAGACAGTATATGCAGGTATTTTAGTAATATGTTCCTCTGTTTCGCACAGTAGCTTTCATATGTTTATAGTGAGTGCACCTTTAGTTTTAATGAAAACTTAAGCACAACCTAAATGCAAAACAGCTGAAAATGCAGCTGCTGTGGTTGAAGCAGAGGTCGGGGTCCAGAGCTCATCCTGCGTCTGTCCTCCATCTCTAGGTAGGGAAACCCCTGCAATGCACCATAGCCTGACCTGAATACACTTAGCAGAACAGGAAAGTTTTATCAGAGATCTGAAATTCAAGAATAAGATATAATTTACTTGACAAACTTGTTACCATCTAATCAAACCAACTAATGGTTTCTTtggacattttatttcattgtagaCACGGCCCATGAATAACTCCAAGTTTGGTTCAACTCATGCCACtggagaaaatgattttctttgttaGGGGGAAATTTTGCTGACACTACACTACACCTTTGATAACTGTCTGACTTAAATGTCTGGAATATAATACTGTATACTATTTCAATAGGTTTAACAATGGATGGATGATTAAGATTGGAAGGGGACTTGATTATTTTAAGAAACCACAGGTAGGATATAGTCTTATGAGTAAGTATGTTGTactttttgtaacattttaacaaatggctttggtcttttttattaaaaaaaaaacaaaacacctcttttcttctcttcttagaGTCGTTTTTCCCTTGgatattgtgattttgatttaagACCATGTCATGAAACAACGGTGGACATTTTTCATAAcaagcacacaaaaaaaatatGATGGGCAGTAACTtaatttgcattatatatttatattttaagtgaatattgattttgggttttttttttttttttttttttactttggacaGATCATTTCTATAATTATGtattcaataataaatttttacatttctactAATTTATGGATTCATTGTTCAGTTATGTAACcaatcctaaatattttttataaatacattatttagtGGATTTACAGGGTTTCTAGTCATATGATTAATTTTAACATTGTACCAGCTTTTCTCTTAATTTGACTATTGGGGAATGAATCAATAAACAATGAGAACCTATTAGGAAGATAAATTGGATGTTAATCTTGCCCCTGGGTAAGATATAAAGAGTCCAGGAGGAAAAAATCATGGATTAGAGTACTCTTAAAAGACagatgggggggcgcctgggtggcgcagtcggttaagcgtccgacttcaaccaggtcacgatctcgcggtccgtgagttcgagccccgcgtcaggctctgggctgatggctcagagcctggagcctgtttccgattctgtgtctccctctctctctgcccctcccccgttcatgctctgtctctctctgtcccaaaaataaataaacgttgaaaaaaaaaattaaaaaaaaaaaaaaaaaaaaaagacagatgggcttggggcacttgggtggctcagtcggttagcgtctgacttcagctcaggtcatggtcttgcccTTCccgagttcaaaccccacatcaggctctgtgctgacagctcagggcctggagcctgtttcagattctgtgtcctcctttctctctgcccctccccaactcacgctctgtctctctcaaacattaaaaaaaaaaaaatttttaaaaaaaagagagagatgggctTGTGGTTCTAATaaccaaggaaaaaaatactaattttattacAATTAAGTGTTTTTGGCAGAAGTACACTAACATTGATTTATCCAATATTACCTAACTTCATAAAGGCAAATCATCCCAATTATACAGATGCATTTTGCATCATTCAACCTTGGCTGGCACATTTGTAAAGCTTTGTGTCTTAGAATCAACTATTCTGGGTAAGCTCATCCATCCAGATGCCAGATGACTGGTTGGGGACAAAGACTAGGTTCCATGGAGACAGGCTGGGATTGCAGACTATCACATACGGAGAAGACAAGATTACATTCAAGATTAAGTAGCATGGAGGACCTAAGCCCGGTAGAAGCCACGGAAATATGATTGGGCAGAGTGGTCCTGGGTGGCTTGGACGCCAGATTTATGTTTTACCTTTGGGAACCAGCAGTCACCTGACTGACTTGGCACAAAAGACCAAGAAGGAATTCCAGAGAAGttcctaatatttttctttgatgtgTTCAGGTTCACATGCTGATAATGCTAAACCTGAAAAGACTCAAACCAGTTTGCCAAGTTTTATTATATTGGAATTCAGGGTCTCGGGACAGCACTTGGAACAAGTGTTGGACTTAATCAGAAGTTACTTTCTGCAAAGTATCCTAGCTTAGCTTGCCATCCTGTAGACATAGAGTGGCTTTTCATTCAGGTGAGAACATGTATTAGACCTCCttattttcatgttaaataaCAACTCTGATTTCTTCTAGAGCATGTGAACGTATCATTATAGAGACTCAGCAATCTATAACTCTGTGAAATTAACTTTTATCCAATCTACATACGAATCCT
Encoded proteins:
- the MITD1 gene encoding MIT domain-containing protein 1 isoform X2, giving the protein MARSGQEQEAESTAAFKVLKRAMELDSESRYQQALVCYQEGIDLLMQVLRDGKYHRQIKIEENATGFSYESLFQEYLNETVTEVWIQDPYIRQIHQLYNFLRFCEMLIKRPCKVKTIHLLTSLDEGSGKEQQSSGLQEIKESLKNHGVLLELEYSSSVHDREIRFNNGWMIKIGRGLDYFKKPQSRFSLGYCDFDLRPCHETTVDIFHNKHTKKI
- the MITD1 gene encoding MIT domain-containing protein 1 isoform X3 produces the protein MDRAEIVKKYTDQEKEDGKYHRQIKIEENATGFSYESLFQEYLNETVTEVWIQDPYIRQIHQLYNFLRFCEMLIKRPCKVKTIHLLTSLDEGSGKEQQSSGLQEIKESLKNHGVLLELEYSSSVHDREIRFNNGWMIKIGRGLDYFKKPQSRFSLGYCDFDLRPCHETTVDIFHNKHTKKI